Proteins found in one Salvia splendens isolate huo1 chromosome 10, SspV2, whole genome shotgun sequence genomic segment:
- the LOC121750949 gene encoding zinc finger protein CONSTANS-LIKE 6-like isoform X1, with protein MHFFSTSSDCFSFSLSLSLSLSMCSSKTPLSMNKKRRRGARKSRVSKPKKPKFLSLRRQFPPDEMQAPADSRQLDLFPLHPDHDRECQDQAENVALFFSATDDGGATTLTGLLDNSSAVDSNSSHTNNNSSRVDYLSPSSASLTYAYGEERAALVRTALRSRDRESGEEKWVRYSEVVERKVKEEEVTSSAVDRRPAAAQRVSLKLDYDEIMNAWSNKGPLFVDGGETSQIVPDLKHHFLSHHGVSWDYKNSGLWTVPEMKNVEGQRKASVLRYKEKRQNRLFSKKIRYQVRKLNAEKRPRLKGRFVKKG; from the exons ATGCACTTTTTCTCGACTTCATCAGATTGTTTctcgttttctctctctctctctctctctctctctatgtgCAGCAGCAAAACTCCTCTCTCAATGAACAAAAAACGACGCCGTGGAGCTCGCAAATCCCGAGTTTCTAAGCCTAAAAAGCCCAAATTCCTCAGCCTCCGCCGCCAGTTCCCGCCAGATGAGATGCAGGCCCCCGCTGATTCCCGCCAGCTCGACCTATTCCCTCTCCACCCCGACCACGACCGAGAATGCCAGGATCAAGCTGAGAACGTCGCCCTATTTTTCTCTGCCACCGACGACGGCGGCGCCACCACCCTCACCGGCCTCCTCGACAACTCCTCAGCCGTCGACTCCAACTCCTCACACACAAACAACAACAGTTCCAG GGTGGACTATTTATCGCCGTCGTCGGCGTCGCTAACATACGCCTACGGAGAGGAGCGGGCGGCGCTGGTGCGGACGGCGTTGAGGAGCAGGGATCGGGAATCAGGCGAGGAGAAGTGGGTGCGGTACTCGGAGGTGGTAGAGAGGAAGGTGAAGGAGGAGGAGGTGACGAGCTCGGCCGTGGACCGGCGGCCCGCAGCGGCGCAGCGTGTGTCGCTGAAGCTGGATTACGACGAAATCATGAACGCTTGGTCCAACAAAGGGCCACTCTTCGTTGACGGTGGGGAGACTTCGCAGATAGTCCCCGACCTTAAACaccattttctctctcatcac GGAGTGAGCTGGGATTATAAGAATTCAGGGTTGTGGACAGTTCCAGAAATGAAGAATGTTGAAGGGCAAAGGAAAGCTAGTGTGTTAAGGTACAAAGAGAAGAGGCAGAACAGGCTCTTCTCCAAGAAGATTCGCTATCAAGTTAGAAAACTCAATGCTGAGAAACGACCTCGACTCAAG GGTCGATTTGTGAAGAAGGGTTGA
- the LOC121750949 gene encoding uncharacterized protein LOC121750949 isoform X2: protein MHFFSTSSDCFSFSLSLSLSLSMCSSKTPLSMNKKRRRGARKSRVSKPKKPKFLSLRRQFPPDEMQAPADSRQLDLFPLHPDHDRECQDQAENVALFFSATDDGGATTLTGLLDNSSAVDSNSSHTNNNSSRVDYLSPSSASLTYAYGEERAALVRTALRSRDRESGEEKWVRYSEVVERKVKEEEVTSSAVDRRPAAAQRVSLKLDYDEIMNAWSNKGPLFVDGGETSQIVPDLKHHFLSHHAILFLFWEATTTSLLC from the exons ATGCACTTTTTCTCGACTTCATCAGATTGTTTctcgttttctctctctctctctctctctctctctatgtgCAGCAGCAAAACTCCTCTCTCAATGAACAAAAAACGACGCCGTGGAGCTCGCAAATCCCGAGTTTCTAAGCCTAAAAAGCCCAAATTCCTCAGCCTCCGCCGCCAGTTCCCGCCAGATGAGATGCAGGCCCCCGCTGATTCCCGCCAGCTCGACCTATTCCCTCTCCACCCCGACCACGACCGAGAATGCCAGGATCAAGCTGAGAACGTCGCCCTATTTTTCTCTGCCACCGACGACGGCGGCGCCACCACCCTCACCGGCCTCCTCGACAACTCCTCAGCCGTCGACTCCAACTCCTCACACACAAACAACAACAGTTCCAG GGTGGACTATTTATCGCCGTCGTCGGCGTCGCTAACATACGCCTACGGAGAGGAGCGGGCGGCGCTGGTGCGGACGGCGTTGAGGAGCAGGGATCGGGAATCAGGCGAGGAGAAGTGGGTGCGGTACTCGGAGGTGGTAGAGAGGAAGGTGAAGGAGGAGGAGGTGACGAGCTCGGCCGTGGACCGGCGGCCCGCAGCGGCGCAGCGTGTGTCGCTGAAGCTGGATTACGACGAAATCATGAACGCTTGGTCCAACAAAGGGCCACTCTTCGTTGACGGTGGGGAGACTTCGCAGATAGTCCCCGACCTTAAACaccattttctctctcatcac GCTATTTTGTTTCTGTTTTGGGAGGCTACAACTACAAGTCTACTATGTTA A
- the LOC121750920 gene encoding pectate lyase-like: MSAFSFLLLLISASSILVSSSPLQDPAIVVQDVQEKINSSRRNLGYMSCSTGNPIDDCWRCNSNWESHRQQLADCAIGFGKNAAGGRGGRIYVVTDPGNDDPVNPRPGTLRHAAIQSEPLWIIFKSDMVIRLRQELVMNSHKTIDGRGASVHVADGPCIAIHHATNIIIHGIHIHDCKKAGNANIRDSPTHSGWWEESDGDGISIFGGRDVWIDHCSLSNCNDGLIDAIHGSTAITISNSYFTHHDKVMLLGHSDAFVQDKSMQVTIAFNHFGEGLVQRMPRCRHGYFHVVNNDYTHWEMYAIGGSASPTIYSQGNRFLAPDNRVEKEVTKHEDAPESEWRGWNWRSEGDLMLNGAYFRQSGQAGASSAYARASSLSARPSSLVGSMTVASGPLSCKKGSHC, from the exons ATGTCTGCATTTTCATTCTTATTGCTACTAATTTCTGCAAGCTCAATCCTTGTTTCATCATCCCCACTACAAGATCCAGCTATTGTGGTCCAAGATGTACAAGA GAAGATCAATTCATCCCGAAGAAACCTAGGTTACATGTCCTGCTCGACAGGTAACCCCATCGACGACTGCTGGCGCTGCAACTCCAACTGGGAGAGCCACCGCCAGCAGTTAGCAGACTGCGCGATCGGGTTCGGCAAGAACGCGGCCGGGGGGCGGGGCGGCCGCATCTACGTGGTCACGGACCCGGGCAACGACGACCCGGTGAACCCGCGGCCCGGGACCCTCAGGCATGCGGCGATCCAGAGCGAGCCGCTGTGGATAATCTTCAAGAGCGACATGGTGATCAGGCTGAGGCAGGAGCTGGTGATGAACTCGCACAAGACGATCGACGGGCGCGGGGCCTCGGTGCACGTGGCGGATGGGCCGTGCATCGCCATCCACCACGCGACCAACATCATCATCCACGGGATACACATCCACGACTGCAAGAAGGCCGGAAACGCCAACATTAGGGACTCCCCCACCCACTCCGGGTGGTGGGAGGAGTCCGACGGCGACGGGATATCGATCTTCGGAGGCCGGGATGTGTGGATCGACCATTGCTCGTTGTCCAACTGCAACGACGGGTTGATAGATGCGATTCATGGCTCCACTGCGATCACGATTTCGAATAGCTACTTCACGCATCATGATAAGGTGATGTTGTTGGGGCATAGTGATGCGTTTGTGCAAGATAAGAGCATGCAGGTTACCATTGCTTTTAATCATTTTGGAGAGGGATTGGTTCAAAGAATGCCTAG GTGCAGGCATGGATATTTTCATGTAGTAAACAATGATTATACACATTGGGAAATGTATGCGATAGGTGGGAGTGCTTCTCCAACAATTTATAGTCAAGGGAACAGGTTTCTTGCGCCAGATAATAGGGTAGAGAAAGAG GTGACAAAGCATGAGGACGCACCCGAAAGCGAGTGGAGAGGGTGGAATTGGAGGTCGGAAGGCGACTTGATGCTCAATGGGGCTTATTTCCGGCAGTCGGGGCAGGCTGGAGCTTCATCGGCGTATGCTAGGGCGTCGAGTTTGAGTGCAAGGCCGTCATCTCTTGTGGGATCAATGACTGTTGCCTCGGGTCCACTTAGTTGCAAGAAGGGAAGTCATTGCTAG